Proteins from a genomic interval of Diaphorobacter sp. HDW4A:
- a CDS encoding Tn3-like element IS1071 family transposase, with protein MQGWHTTFLGMRGLPRDISDFEMKAFFTFDGAERDAINARRGDSHKLGLALHIGFLRMSGRLLGAFRVIPVALWRHLGNELGIAAPEVASLRAMYERGRTLFDHQQVACTVLGFQWMSEHQRRSLVRELRDEVARCADRDQLLVRARQWLYKNKLVIVHERAIRTLIAAALAQLEVETGTAIAASVDPATLDRWRASVSELRPDGQTQQSWLWAAPAKHSTRQISEVLERIDLLYTLDVHKHLADIPDLILRRYARRLVSRPPSAGAKIKEPARTVEVACFLRYCLFTTTDQLILMVQRRIADLWRQAAADVPATVNWAAMYKTLLGELVALSAQGAVPDAELRARLEALITETQKRKPPSRASLVREGLIDGIRPVRSLLVAIAKLPWQATGEHPAIEYLAKLQALYLKGSRKLPVEVVAPSLGMIWQVSISSPDRERAFQALEVATLFALRRAVRNGSVWIEHSLSFRGRARLFFTDERWQAESKKHYARLSLPSKAATFLKPLLARVTAGVDAVAAAARSGVLRVDDELHLSPLPAEDEDPEVTKLRAALGHRIGEVQLPEVILAVDAQVRFSWIMLGREPRSTDELLMVYAGIMAHGTSLTAVECARMIPQLSATSIRQAMRWARDERRLSQACQAVLEFMQRHPIAATWGRSDLASSDMMSMETTKRVWQARLDPRRNTPSIGIYSHVKDRWGIFHAQPFVLNERQAGVAIEGVIRQEKLETSQLAVDTHGYTDFAMSHARLLGFDLCPRLKELKQRHLFVPRGTKVPAEIAAVCEANVDVALIEKHWDSLVHLAASVMSGHASAVAALARFGSAAQGDPIYEAGVQLGRLLRTAFLADYFVKDAFRNELRRVLNRGEAVNALKRAIYTGRISPAQAKRVDEMQAVADALSLMANIVMAWNTSQMQAVLDRWSNRRQVIPPELIGKIAPTRLESINLRGVFRFPVDRYADQILPSRPNASITGTNG; from the coding sequence ATGCAGGGTTGGCACACAACGTTTTTGGGGATGCGTGGGCTCCCCCGCGATATCAGCGACTTCGAGATGAAGGCATTTTTCACCTTCGATGGTGCCGAGCGCGACGCAATCAATGCACGCCGAGGTGATTCCCACAAGCTTGGTCTGGCGCTCCATATTGGTTTCCTGCGCATGAGTGGGCGTTTGCTCGGTGCCTTTCGGGTAATTCCAGTAGCCTTGTGGCGCCACCTTGGCAACGAGCTTGGCATTGCAGCACCAGAAGTCGCCTCGCTGAGAGCCATGTATGAACGCGGGCGCACGCTATTCGATCACCAACAAGTAGCCTGCACGGTCCTTGGATTCCAGTGGATGAGCGAGCACCAGCGCCGCTCACTGGTACGTGAACTGCGCGACGAAGTGGCGCGCTGCGCCGACCGCGATCAGCTACTCGTGCGGGCGCGTCAATGGCTGTACAAGAACAAGCTGGTGATCGTGCACGAGCGGGCAATTCGGACACTGATTGCGGCGGCACTTGCCCAGCTTGAAGTTGAAACAGGCACCGCCATCGCCGCCAGCGTTGATCCAGCAACACTTGATCGCTGGCGAGCCTCAGTTTCAGAGCTGCGCCCAGATGGACAAACCCAGCAGAGTTGGCTATGGGCTGCACCGGCGAAACACTCAACCCGCCAAATCAGCGAGGTACTGGAGCGCATCGACCTGCTTTACACGCTGGACGTTCATAAGCACCTGGCAGACATCCCCGATCTCATCTTGCGCCGCTACGCGCGCCGACTTGTCTCCAGGCCGCCCTCAGCCGGAGCCAAGATCAAAGAGCCAGCGCGCACCGTGGAGGTCGCATGCTTTCTTCGGTATTGCCTGTTCACCACCACAGACCAGTTGATCCTTATGGTGCAGCGCCGGATCGCCGATCTGTGGCGTCAGGCTGCCGCCGATGTCCCCGCTACCGTCAATTGGGCCGCAATGTACAAAACGCTGCTCGGCGAACTTGTTGCCTTGAGCGCGCAAGGTGCGGTGCCAGATGCTGAGTTGCGTGCCCGTCTTGAAGCCTTGATCACCGAAACCCAGAAACGCAAACCACCGAGCAGGGCCTCCCTGGTCCGCGAGGGATTGATTGATGGAATTCGCCCCGTGCGGTCGTTGCTCGTCGCCATTGCAAAGCTGCCCTGGCAGGCCACCGGCGAGCATCCTGCCATCGAGTACCTTGCCAAGCTGCAAGCTTTATATCTCAAAGGATCCAGAAAGCTGCCAGTTGAAGTGGTGGCACCAAGTCTGGGAATGATCTGGCAGGTTTCGATCTCCAGCCCAGACCGGGAACGGGCGTTTCAGGCGTTGGAGGTGGCCACCCTGTTTGCCCTGCGCCGCGCGGTGCGCAATGGCTCGGTCTGGATTGAGCACAGCCTGAGCTTTCGGGGTCGTGCGCGCTTGTTCTTCACGGACGAGCGTTGGCAGGCAGAGTCCAAGAAACACTATGCCCGTCTATCGTTACCCAGCAAGGCTGCCACTTTCTTGAAGCCTTTGCTGGCCAGAGTAACTGCCGGTGTCGATGCGGTGGCCGCTGCAGCCCGCAGTGGCGTACTGCGCGTGGATGATGAACTCCATTTGTCGCCATTGCCCGCAGAGGACGAAGACCCAGAAGTGACCAAGCTGCGCGCGGCTTTGGGTCACCGCATCGGTGAGGTTCAATTGCCGGAAGTGATTCTGGCCGTTGACGCCCAGGTGCGCTTTAGCTGGATCATGCTCGGACGTGAGCCGCGCTCTACCGACGAGCTGCTGATGGTCTATGCCGGCATCATGGCCCACGGCACCAGTCTGACTGCGGTCGAATGCGCGCGCATGATTCCGCAATTGTCTGCCACCAGCATTCGCCAGGCCATGCGCTGGGCGCGGGACGAACGGCGTCTGAGCCAGGCCTGCCAGGCTGTGCTGGAATTCATGCAGCGACACCCGATTGCCGCCACCTGGGGGCGGTCCGATTTGGCATCTTCTGACATGATGAGCATGGAGACCACCAAACGGGTGTGGCAAGCCCGGCTTGATCCTCGGCGCAACACACCTTCCATTGGAATCTACTCCCATGTAAAAGACCGGTGGGGCATCTTCCATGCGCAGCCCTTTGTGCTCAATGAGCGCCAGGCGGGCGTGGCCATTGAAGGTGTCATCCGCCAAGAAAAGCTGGAGACCAGCCAGCTTGCTGTGGATACCCATGGCTACACCGACTTTGCCATGTCACATGCCCGTTTGCTTGGTTTTGATCTTTGCCCGCGGTTGAAGGAACTCAAACAGCGCCACCTCTTTGTGCCACGCGGCACCAAAGTGCCCGCAGAAATCGCTGCGGTGTGCGAAGCCAATGTCGACGTCGCTTTGATCGAAAAGCATTGGGATAGTCTGGTGCACCTGGCAGCCTCGGTCATGAGCGGACATGCCAGTGCGGTGGCAGCTCTTGCGCGGTTCGGTTCTGCCGCCCAGGGCGATCCAATCTATGAGGCTGGCGTGCAATTGGGGCGGTTGCTGCGTACGGCGTTTTTGGCTGACTACTTTGTCAAGGACGCTTTCAGGAACGAGTTGCGCCGGGTGCTCAATCGGGGCGAGGCTGTTAACGCCCTCAAGCGCGCCATTTATACCGGCCGGATCAGCCCGGCGCAGGCCAAACGTGTCGATGAAATGCAGGCTGTGGCCGATGCGTTGAGCCTGATGGCCAACATCGTGATGGCGTGGAATACCTCACAGATGCAGGCGGTCCTGGATCGCTGGTCGAACCGCCGCCAGGTCATTCCACCGGAACTGATCGGGAAGATTGCGCCCACCAGGCTGGAGAGCATCAACTTGCGGGGTGTGTTTCGCTTCCCGGTTGACCGCTATGCTGACCAAATCCTGCCTTCGCGGCCAAATGCATCGATAACTGGCACCAATGGATGA
- a CDS encoding tripartite tricarboxylate transporter substrate binding protein, translating into MRIRSINLGVVLLGATLGAVHAQQPYPSKPIRIVVAYAAGQGTDIATRYLADQMGKDLGQPIVVENKPGAGGNLGTEMTALAAPDGYTLTMGTNATHALNAFLYAKVPFEAERDFEPIGLVGTFPMIVAVNANAPYTSLPQLLEKARVDPRSADIAMPSTTARLVVELLKERSQFPLFGVPYKGSGNAMTDLLGGQLPVVVDTPTALKSHLASGKVRAIAVTSEKGSPRFQCNK; encoded by the coding sequence ATGCGCATTCGTTCAATCAACTTGGGCGTCGTGCTGCTGGGTGCCACGCTGGGCGCGGTGCACGCGCAGCAGCCCTATCCGAGCAAGCCGATCCGTATCGTCGTGGCCTACGCCGCAGGGCAGGGCACGGACATCGCCACGCGGTATCTCGCCGATCAGATGGGCAAGGATCTGGGCCAGCCCATCGTCGTGGAAAACAAGCCGGGGGCGGGGGGCAATCTCGGCACGGAGATGACGGCGCTGGCCGCGCCCGACGGCTACACGCTGACCATGGGCACTAACGCGACGCATGCGCTCAACGCGTTTCTGTACGCCAAGGTGCCGTTTGAAGCGGAACGCGACTTCGAGCCGATCGGCCTTGTCGGCACCTTTCCGATGATCGTCGCGGTGAACGCCAACGCACCTTACACCTCATTGCCGCAGCTGCTGGAGAAGGCGCGCGTCGATCCACGCTCGGCCGACATCGCCATGCCCAGCACCACGGCGCGGCTGGTGGTGGAGCTGCTCAAGGAACGCTCGCAGTTCCCGCTGTTCGGCGTGCCCTACAAGGGCTCTGGCAACGCAATGACCGATCTGCTCGGCGGCCAGTTGCCCGTGGTGGTGGACACGCCGACCGCGCTCAAGTCGCATCTCGCATCGGGCAAGGTGCGCGCGATTGCGGTCACCTCCGAAAAGGGGTCTCCTCGTTTTCAGTGCAATAAGTGA
- a CDS encoding CaiB/BaiF CoA-transferase family protein, translating into MTIGGKGALAGMRVVDLTRVLAGPLCTQILADQGAEVIKVEPPSGDETRKLGPPFDAAGQAAYFAALNRGKRAISLDLSTSDAQEVLHRMLADADVLVENFLPGTMERWGLGFDEVLAKRYPRLVYCSISGFGADGPLGGLPGYDAVLQAMCGVMSVNGEASAGATRIGVPVIDHLTGYVALSAILMALCARHRTGEGQRVEATLYDTALSLLVPHASNWFASGSCPSLLGSAHPNIAPYDKFRARGGELFIGVLNEGQFRRLCQHIGLPGLPHDERFASNSGRLDHRVELKAAIEAAIVDSDCGALCEALMKVGVPAGALNSVPEALAHAHSEHREMLVQRGAYQGVRSPMVMYGTPGEPGHAPPEFAQDSDDVLHGLGFDSVQRERLYAAGAVMRPAGEYVISMG; encoded by the coding sequence ATGACCATCGGCGGAAAAGGCGCCCTCGCGGGAATGAGGGTGGTGGACCTCACGCGCGTGCTTGCCGGCCCGCTGTGCACGCAGATCCTCGCCGATCAGGGCGCGGAGGTCATCAAGGTCGAGCCGCCTTCGGGCGACGAGACGCGCAAGCTGGGCCCGCCGTTCGATGCGGCGGGGCAGGCGGCGTATTTCGCGGCGCTCAACCGGGGCAAGCGGGCGATCAGTCTTGATCTCTCGACGTCCGACGCGCAGGAGGTGCTGCACCGCATGCTGGCTGACGCCGACGTGCTGGTGGAGAACTTTCTGCCAGGCACGATGGAGCGCTGGGGGCTGGGCTTCGATGAGGTGCTCGCCAAACGCTACCCACGGCTGGTGTACTGCAGCATTTCCGGATTTGGCGCAGACGGCCCGCTCGGCGGTCTGCCCGGGTATGACGCGGTATTGCAGGCGATGTGTGGCGTGATGAGCGTGAACGGCGAGGCTTCGGCCGGTGCCACGCGCATCGGCGTGCCAGTGATTGATCACTTGACCGGCTACGTGGCACTCTCCGCGATTTTGATGGCGCTGTGTGCGCGCCATCGCACGGGGGAAGGGCAGCGCGTGGAGGCCACGCTCTACGACACCGCTTTAAGTCTGCTGGTGCCGCATGCGTCCAACTGGTTCGCATCGGGAAGCTGCCCGAGCCTGCTGGGCAGTGCCCATCCGAACATCGCGCCGTATGACAAGTTTCGTGCGCGCGGTGGCGAGTTGTTCATCGGCGTGCTCAACGAAGGGCAGTTCCGCCGCCTGTGTCAGCACATCGGCCTGCCCGGTTTGCCGCACGACGAACGCTTTGCCAGCAACAGCGGGCGGCTCGATCACCGTGTGGAGCTGAAGGCGGCCATCGAGGCGGCGATTGTGGACAGCGATTGCGGTGCGCTGTGCGAGGCGCTGATGAAGGTGGGCGTGCCCGCAGGTGCATTGAATTCAGTGCCTGAAGCGCTGGCACATGCGCACAGCGAGCATCGGGAAATGCTCGTTCAGCGCGGCGCGTACCAGGGGGTGCGCTCGCCGATGGTGATGTATGGAACACCCGGAGAGCCCGGCCATGCGCCACCGGAATTTGCGCAGGACTCCGACGATGTCCTGCATGGTTTGGGGTTCGATTCTGTGCAGCGAGAAAGGCTGTACGCAGCGGGAGCCGTCATGCGGCCGGCGGGTGAGTACGTGATTTCCATGGGTTGA
- a CDS encoding MaoC family dehydratase N-terminal domain-containing protein, producing MLDKVHQQRSFPKITDEGLDDLRKRIGVKIGQTAEPWCHEATRDNIRHYAHGIGDDNPLWCDPDYAAKSHYGGIVALPSFLFSTSRIVSGYVGGLPGVHAMWSGSDWTWHKPVRRNDEISTEAHLKDLIEHQTRFAGRAIQQIYHVDFYNQQGDKVSECDSWCFRTERDHAREQGTKYAEVRAREPRRYTEEELNEAYKLYRNEEVRGATPRYWEDVQVGQELPTMFKGPMTVTGFIAYAQGWGGLYIRANKLAWQLIDAHPGVGIKNRFGIPDVPERVHWEEDFALEVGAPGAYDYGPERTSWLTHHLTNWMGDAGFLHKASCKIRRHNPEGDMLFIKGKVTRKFVENGKHMVEIEQSASNQDGELSVVGSGVVILPSKG from the coding sequence ATGCTCGATAAGGTTCACCAACAACGCAGCTTTCCCAAGATCACCGACGAGGGTCTCGATGACCTGCGCAAGCGCATCGGCGTGAAGATCGGCCAGACCGCAGAGCCCTGGTGCCACGAGGCCACGCGCGACAACATCCGTCACTACGCGCACGGCATCGGCGACGACAATCCGCTGTGGTGCGACCCGGACTACGCGGCCAAGTCGCACTACGGCGGCATCGTCGCGCTGCCGAGCTTTCTGTTCTCCACCAGCCGCATCGTGTCGGGCTATGTGGGTGGTCTGCCGGGCGTGCATGCGATGTGGTCGGGCTCGGACTGGACCTGGCACAAGCCGGTGCGCCGCAACGACGAGATCTCGACCGAGGCGCATCTCAAGGATCTCATCGAACACCAGACGCGCTTTGCGGGCCGCGCGATCCAGCAGATCTACCACGTGGACTTCTACAACCAGCAGGGCGACAAGGTGTCCGAGTGCGACAGCTGGTGCTTCCGCACCGAGCGCGACCATGCGCGTGAGCAAGGCACGAAATACGCCGAGGTGCGCGCCCGCGAGCCGCGCCGCTATACCGAAGAAGAGCTGAACGAGGCCTACAAGCTGTACCGCAACGAGGAAGTGCGCGGCGCAACTCCGCGCTACTGGGAAGACGTGCAGGTCGGCCAAGAGCTGCCCACCATGTTCAAGGGCCCGATGACGGTGACCGGCTTCATCGCCTATGCGCAGGGCTGGGGCGGCCTCTACATCCGCGCGAACAAGCTCGCGTGGCAGTTGATCGACGCGCATCCAGGCGTGGGTATCAAGAACCGTTTCGGCATTCCGGATGTGCCAGAGCGCGTGCATTGGGAAGAGGACTTCGCGCTCGAAGTGGGTGCGCCCGGCGCGTATGACTACGGCCCGGAGCGTACCTCGTGGCTCACGCACCATCTCACCAACTGGATGGGCGATGCGGGCTTTCTGCACAAGGCCAGCTGCAAGATCCGCCGCCACAACCCCGAGGGTGACATGCTGTTCATCAAAGGCAAGGTCACGCGCAAGTTTGTCGAGAACGGCAAGCACATGGTCGAGATCGAGCAGTCCGCGTCCAACCAGGATGGCGAGCTGTCCGTGGTCGGCAGTGGCGTGGTGATTCTGCCCAGCAAGGGATAA
- a CDS encoding acyl-CoA synthetase, whose protein sequence is MKRLVDFVSFADAQQQFSGEKLWELFDGSRESFNIAHECVDRHAGQGRDALIVAHASGEDEVITFDELSADSGRFANWLAARGVQPGERVAIMLEPSRAFYTAMFGVIKRGAIAVPLFTLFGPDGVRLRVDDCQPALLVTNEHKRDVADAAGVPVLVYDAAFHQSLQSQPTQFTSQSRADDLAVFQYTSGTTRELPEAVRHTHRAVVTLMVAALYGTGLRPGDRFFCPSSPAWGHGLWHGTLAPLALGLTVGAYSGRFNAERLIRALSEHRFTNMSAAATHYRMIKNSGKARDYAYAFDKLSFTGEPIDDDTADFVQQVFGLEVCSMYGTTEIGVVLVSYPGAPDFPVKRGSLGKAVPGTRVEVHDTEGRICPPGETGQLMVLRKGEWIPTKDLGRTDADGYFYHGGRADDVIISAGWTMSAVEIENVLLMHADVQEAAVIGVPDDLRGQVVKAFLVSDRERSDAFVQEVQDLVRAKLSQHEYPRHVAVVTELPKTPAGKVHRKVLRERERAAAVAEQVAA, encoded by the coding sequence ATGAAACGGCTTGTGGATTTCGTCAGTTTTGCGGATGCGCAGCAGCAGTTCTCGGGCGAGAAACTGTGGGAGTTGTTTGATGGCTCTCGCGAGTCGTTCAACATTGCGCATGAGTGCGTGGACCGCCATGCGGGGCAGGGGCGCGATGCGTTGATCGTGGCGCATGCGTCGGGTGAGGACGAGGTCATCACCTTCGACGAGCTGTCGGCCGATTCGGGGCGGTTTGCCAACTGGCTGGCGGCGCGCGGCGTGCAGCCAGGTGAACGGGTGGCCATCATGCTCGAGCCCTCGCGGGCCTTCTACACCGCCATGTTTGGCGTGATCAAGCGTGGTGCGATTGCGGTGCCGCTGTTCACGCTGTTTGGCCCGGACGGCGTGCGGCTGCGTGTCGATGATTGCCAGCCCGCACTGCTGGTGACCAACGAGCACAAGCGCGATGTGGCCGATGCGGCGGGCGTGCCGGTGCTGGTGTATGACGCGGCGTTTCACCAGAGCCTGCAGAGCCAGCCGACGCAGTTCACATCGCAGTCACGCGCCGACGATCTGGCCGTTTTTCAGTACACCTCGGGCACTACCCGCGAACTGCCAGAGGCCGTGCGCCACACGCACCGCGCCGTCGTCACGCTGATGGTGGCGGCGCTCTACGGTACGGGATTGCGTCCGGGTGATCGCTTCTTCTGCCCGTCCTCGCCCGCATGGGGCCATGGCCTGTGGCACGGCACGCTCGCGCCGTTGGCGCTGGGTTTGACGGTGGGCGCGTACAGCGGGCGCTTCAATGCGGAGCGGCTGATCAGGGCGCTGTCGGAGCACCGCTTCACCAACATGTCGGCCGCCGCCACGCACTACCGCATGATCAAGAACAGCGGCAAGGCGCGGGACTATGCCTACGCATTCGACAAGCTGTCGTTCACCGGCGAGCCCATCGATGACGACACGGCGGACTTCGTGCAGCAGGTCTTCGGCCTCGAGGTCTGCAGCATGTATGGCACGACCGAGATCGGCGTGGTGCTGGTGAGCTATCCCGGCGCGCCGGACTTTCCGGTCAAGCGCGGCTCGCTGGGCAAGGCTGTTCCAGGAACGCGCGTTGAGGTGCACGACACCGAGGGCCGCATCTGCCCGCCCGGCGAGACCGGCCAGCTCATGGTGCTGCGCAAGGGCGAGTGGATTCCCACCAAGGACCTGGGCCGCACCGATGCGGACGGCTATTTCTATCACGGGGGCCGTGCGGACGACGTGATCATCTCCGCAGGCTGGACCATGAGCGCGGTCGAGATCGAGAACGTGCTGCTCATGCATGCCGACGTGCAGGAAGCCGCCGTGATCGGCGTGCCAGACGATTTGCGTGGTCAGGTCGTCAAGGCATTTCTCGTGAGCGACCGCGAGCGCAGCGATGCCTTCGTGCAGGAGGTGCAGGACCTCGTGCGCGCCAAGCTCAGCCAGCACGAATACCCGCGCCATGTCGCGGTCGTCACTGAATTGCCCAAGACACCTGCCGGAAAGGTGCACAGAAAAGTGCTGCGCGAGAGGGAACGCGCAGCAGCAGTGGCCGAGCAGGTAGCGGCCTGA